The Ciconia boyciana chromosome 22, ASM3463844v1, whole genome shotgun sequence genome has a window encoding:
- the SLC4A1 gene encoding band 3 anion transport protein isoform X1 → MEGPGQEVYEERMRRTLDPEGYEDPGIQGLQLSLEEMSRAGAGTGSPLHAWRARAKELTPLRQYLPSRRGSYHLDGRRRAARAPPGQASRRGGGQSPLETDVDLEAAGSRRPVSQPDTHEGYVELHELVMDSTKELCWMEAGHWLKLEEDFKEAGHWGQPHLSFLTYHSLLEIQRALAKGTVLLDVAATSLAAIAHVLIDQMIYEGQIKPQDREDILRTLLLQHKHPSEAGSARTLLQAQEQRLGQAETQQPLLREHQPLELRRLAPPEQSPSRATRPQLPEQVPKDAEATLVLVGCAAFLEQPTLAFVRLKAAVMLDAVLNVPLPVRFLFVVLGPSTSHISYHEIGRAVATMMSERVFRRDAYLAEDRRDLLRGVEDFLEASIVLPPTEAPSEQLLQSLVPLQHALLRRRYQPPKKAPGKGFLKDLGLEAPAPKDDDPLRRTGQPFGGLVQDICRRYPKYLSDITDAFSPQCLAAVIFIYFAALSPAITFGGLLSEKTKGMMGVSELLISTCVQCVLFSILSAQPLLVVGFSGPLLVFEEAFYSFCTNYGMEYIVGRVWIGFWLILLVLVVVACEGSILVRYLSRYTQEIFSFLISLIFIYETFSKLVTIFKDHPLQQNYSVQFTVEPKVPKPNTALLSLVLMAGTFFLAFFLRKFKNSAFLPGTIRRLIGDFGVPISIFIMTLADFFIKDTYTQKLNVPKGLEVTNASARDWFIDPMGKGNFPTWMKFASVVPALLVFILIFLETQITTLIVSKPERKLVKGSGFHLDLLLIVAMGGLAALFGLPWLSATTVRTITHANALTVMSKTSTPGEKAQILEVKEQRVSGFLVAVLIGVSILMEPILKYIPLAVLFGIFLYMGVTSLFGIQLFDRILLLLMPPKYHPREPYVTRVKTWRMHLFTFTQIIVLGLLWVVKSTPASLALPFVLILTVPLRRFLLPTIFSDSELKCLDADDAVVTFDEVEGTDVYNEVQMPS, encoded by the exons AGCTATCACCTGGACGGGAGGAGGCGTGCGGCCAGGGCCCCCCCGGGACAGGCGAGCCGCCGTGGCGGAGGGCAGT CTCCGTTGGAGACCGATGTGGACCTGGAGgcggcagggagcaggaggccCGTGTCCCAGCCGGACACCCATGAG GGCTACGTGGAGCTGCACGAACTGGTCATGGACAGCACGAAGGAGCTGTGCTGGATGGAGGCCGGCCACTGGCTCAAGCTGGAGGAGGACTTCAAGGAAGCCGGGCACTGGGGCCAGCCCCATCTCTCCTTCCTGACCTACCACAGCCTCCTGGAGATCCAGCGGGCTTTAGCCAAAG GCACTGTGCTCCTCGATGTGGCGGCCACCTCGCTGGCGGCCATCGCCCATGTCCTCATCGACCAGATGATCTACGAGGGGCAGATCAAGCCGCAGGACCGGGAGGACATCCTGAGgacgctgctgctgcagcacaa ACACCCCAGCGAGGCCGGGTCGGCCAGGaccctgctgcaggcacaggagcAGCGCCTGGGCCAGGCAGAGACGCAGCAGCCGCTGCTGCGGGAGCATCAGCCCCTGGAGCTGCGCAGGCTCGCCCCCCCCGAGCAG AGCCCAAGCAGGGCCACTAGACCCCAGCTCCCCGAGCAGGTCCCCAAGGATGCCGAGGCCACGCTGGTCCTCGTGG GCTGTGCAGCCTTCCTGGAGCAGCCGACGCTGGCCTTCGTGCGCCTGAAGGCCGCAGTGATGCTGGACGCCGTCCTCAATGTGCCCCTGCCCGTCCGCTTCCTCTTCGTGGTCCTGggccccagcacctcccacaTCAGCTACCACGAGATCGGCCGCGCCGTCGCCACCATGATGTCCGAGAGG GTCTTTCGCCGGGACGCCTACCTGGCTGAGGACCGCCGGGACCTGCTACGGGGGGTGGAGGACTTTCTGGAGGCCAGCATCGTCCTGCCACCCACCGAGGCCCCGAGCGAGCAGCTCCTCCAGAGCCTGGTGCCACTGCAGCATGCGCTGCTCCGTCGCCGCTACCAGCCCCCCAAGAAGGCGCCAGGCAAGGGCTTCCTAAAAGACCTGG GGCTGGAGGCACCAGCGCCGAAGGACGACGACCCCCTGCGCAGGACGGGGCAACCTTTTGGGGGGCTGGTGCAGGACATCTGCCGCCGGTACCCCAAATATCTCAGCGATATCACGGACGCCTTCAGCCCCCAGTGCCTGGCCGCTGTCATCTTCATCTACTTTGCGGCGCTGTCACCTGCTATCACCTTTGGAGGCTTGCTGA GTGAGAAGACCAAGGGCATGATGGGGGTGTCGGAGCTGCTCATCTCCACCTGCGTGCAGTGTGTCCTCTTCAGCATCCTCAGCGCCCAGCCCCTGCTCGTCGTCGGCTTCTCAGGGCCCCTCCTCGTCTTCGAGGAAGCCTTCTACTCG TTCTGCACTAACTATGGCATGGAGTACATCGTGGGCCGGGTCTGGATCGGCTTCTGGCTGatcctgctggtgctggtggtggtggcctGCGAGGGCAGCATCCTGGTGCGCTACCTGTCCCGCTACACCCAGGAGatcttctccttcctcatctCCCTCATCTTCATCTATGAGACCTTCTCCAAGCTCGTCACG atCTTCAAGGATCACCCGCTACAGCAGAATTACAGCGTGCAGTTCACGGTCGAGCCCAAGGTGCCGAAGCCCAACACGGCACTGCTGTCCCTCGTCCTCATGGCTGGCACCTTCTTCCTGGCCTTCTTCCTCCGCAAGTTCAAGAACAGCGCTTTCCTGCCTGGCACG ATCCGGCGCTTGATCGGGGACTTCGGGGTGCCCATTTCCATCTTCATCATGACGCTGGCCGACTTCTTCATCAAGGACACATACACGCAG AAACTGAATGTCCCCAAAGGGCTGGAGGTCACCAACGCGTCTGCCCGGGACTGGTTTATCGACCCCATGGGGAAGGGAAACTTCCCCACCTGGATGAAGTTCGCCTCTGTGGTGCCCGCCCTCCTGGtcttcatcctcatcttcctcGAGACGCAGATCACCAC CCTCATCGTCAGCAAGCCTGagaggaagctggtgaagggctcCGGCTTCCACCTGGACCTGCTGCTGATCGTGGCCATGGGTGGGCTGGCCGCCCTCTTCGGCTTGCCCTGGCTCAGTGCCACCACCGTCCGCACCATCACCCACGCCAACGCCCTCACCGTCATGAGCAAGACCTCCACTCCTGGCGAGAAGGCCCAGATCTTGGAAGTCAAGGAACAGCGCGTCAGCGGCTTCTTGGTGGCCGTGCTCATCG GCGTCTCCATCCTCATGGAGCCCATCCTGAAGTACATCCCGCTGGCCGTGCTCTTCGGCATCTTCCTCTACATGGGTGTCACCTCTCTCTTTGGCATCCAGCTCTTCGACCGCATCCTGCTCTTGCTGATGCCACCCAAGTACCACCCCCGTGAGCCCTACGTCACCCGG GTGAAGACTTGGCGGATGCACCTCTTCACCTTCACCCAGATCATCGTCCTCGGGCTGCTGTGGGTGGTGAAGTCCACCCCAGCCTCGCTGGCGCTGCCCTTCGTCCTCATCCTCACCGTGCCCCTGCGGCGTTTCCTGCTGCCCACGATCTTCAGTGACTCTGAGCTCAAATGC CTGGACGCGGACGATGCGGTGGTGACCTTCGACGAGGTGGAGGGCACGGACGTGTACAACGAGGTGCAGATGCCCAGCTAA
- the SLC4A1 gene encoding band 3 anion transport protein isoform X3, which yields MRRTLDPEGYEDPGIQGLQLSLEEMSRAGAGTGSPLHAWRARAKELTPLRQYLPSRRGSYHLDGRRRAARAPPGQASRRGGGQSPLETDVDLEAAGSRRPVSQPDTHEGYVELHELVMDSTKELCWMEAGHWLKLEEDFKEAGHWGQPHLSFLTYHSLLEIQRALAKGTVLLDVAATSLAAIAHVLIDQMIYEGQIKPQDREDILRTLLLQHKHPSEAGSARTLLQAQEQRLGQAETQQPLLREHQPLELRRLAPPEQSPSRATRPQLPEQVPKDAEATLVLVGCAAFLEQPTLAFVRLKAAVMLDAVLNVPLPVRFLFVVLGPSTSHISYHEIGRAVATMMSERVFRRDAYLAEDRRDLLRGVEDFLEASIVLPPTEAPSEQLLQSLVPLQHALLRRRYQPPKKAPGKGFLKDLGLEAPAPKDDDPLRRTGQPFGGLVQDICRRYPKYLSDITDAFSPQCLAAVIFIYFAALSPAITFGGLLSEKTKGMMGVSELLISTCVQCVLFSILSAQPLLVVGFSGPLLVFEEAFYSFCTNYGMEYIVGRVWIGFWLILLVLVVVACEGSILVRYLSRYTQEIFSFLISLIFIYETFSKLVTIFKDHPLQQNYSVQFTVEPKVPKPNTALLSLVLMAGTFFLAFFLRKFKNSAFLPGTIRRLIGDFGVPISIFIMTLADFFIKDTYTQKLNVPKGLEVTNASARDWFIDPMGKGNFPTWMKFASVVPALLVFILIFLETQITTLIVSKPERKLVKGSGFHLDLLLIVAMGGLAALFGLPWLSATTVRTITHANALTVMSKTSTPGEKAQILEVKEQRVSGFLVAVLIGVSILMEPILKYIPLAVLFGIFLYMGVTSLFGIQLFDRILLLLMPPKYHPREPYVTRVKTWRMHLFTFTQIIVLGLLWVVKSTPASLALPFVLILTVPLRRFLLPTIFSDSELKCLDADDAVVTFDEVEGTDVYNEVQMPS from the exons AGCTATCACCTGGACGGGAGGAGGCGTGCGGCCAGGGCCCCCCCGGGACAGGCGAGCCGCCGTGGCGGAGGGCAGT CTCCGTTGGAGACCGATGTGGACCTGGAGgcggcagggagcaggaggccCGTGTCCCAGCCGGACACCCATGAG GGCTACGTGGAGCTGCACGAACTGGTCATGGACAGCACGAAGGAGCTGTGCTGGATGGAGGCCGGCCACTGGCTCAAGCTGGAGGAGGACTTCAAGGAAGCCGGGCACTGGGGCCAGCCCCATCTCTCCTTCCTGACCTACCACAGCCTCCTGGAGATCCAGCGGGCTTTAGCCAAAG GCACTGTGCTCCTCGATGTGGCGGCCACCTCGCTGGCGGCCATCGCCCATGTCCTCATCGACCAGATGATCTACGAGGGGCAGATCAAGCCGCAGGACCGGGAGGACATCCTGAGgacgctgctgctgcagcacaa ACACCCCAGCGAGGCCGGGTCGGCCAGGaccctgctgcaggcacaggagcAGCGCCTGGGCCAGGCAGAGACGCAGCAGCCGCTGCTGCGGGAGCATCAGCCCCTGGAGCTGCGCAGGCTCGCCCCCCCCGAGCAG AGCCCAAGCAGGGCCACTAGACCCCAGCTCCCCGAGCAGGTCCCCAAGGATGCCGAGGCCACGCTGGTCCTCGTGG GCTGTGCAGCCTTCCTGGAGCAGCCGACGCTGGCCTTCGTGCGCCTGAAGGCCGCAGTGATGCTGGACGCCGTCCTCAATGTGCCCCTGCCCGTCCGCTTCCTCTTCGTGGTCCTGggccccagcacctcccacaTCAGCTACCACGAGATCGGCCGCGCCGTCGCCACCATGATGTCCGAGAGG GTCTTTCGCCGGGACGCCTACCTGGCTGAGGACCGCCGGGACCTGCTACGGGGGGTGGAGGACTTTCTGGAGGCCAGCATCGTCCTGCCACCCACCGAGGCCCCGAGCGAGCAGCTCCTCCAGAGCCTGGTGCCACTGCAGCATGCGCTGCTCCGTCGCCGCTACCAGCCCCCCAAGAAGGCGCCAGGCAAGGGCTTCCTAAAAGACCTGG GGCTGGAGGCACCAGCGCCGAAGGACGACGACCCCCTGCGCAGGACGGGGCAACCTTTTGGGGGGCTGGTGCAGGACATCTGCCGCCGGTACCCCAAATATCTCAGCGATATCACGGACGCCTTCAGCCCCCAGTGCCTGGCCGCTGTCATCTTCATCTACTTTGCGGCGCTGTCACCTGCTATCACCTTTGGAGGCTTGCTGA GTGAGAAGACCAAGGGCATGATGGGGGTGTCGGAGCTGCTCATCTCCACCTGCGTGCAGTGTGTCCTCTTCAGCATCCTCAGCGCCCAGCCCCTGCTCGTCGTCGGCTTCTCAGGGCCCCTCCTCGTCTTCGAGGAAGCCTTCTACTCG TTCTGCACTAACTATGGCATGGAGTACATCGTGGGCCGGGTCTGGATCGGCTTCTGGCTGatcctgctggtgctggtggtggtggcctGCGAGGGCAGCATCCTGGTGCGCTACCTGTCCCGCTACACCCAGGAGatcttctccttcctcatctCCCTCATCTTCATCTATGAGACCTTCTCCAAGCTCGTCACG atCTTCAAGGATCACCCGCTACAGCAGAATTACAGCGTGCAGTTCACGGTCGAGCCCAAGGTGCCGAAGCCCAACACGGCACTGCTGTCCCTCGTCCTCATGGCTGGCACCTTCTTCCTGGCCTTCTTCCTCCGCAAGTTCAAGAACAGCGCTTTCCTGCCTGGCACG ATCCGGCGCTTGATCGGGGACTTCGGGGTGCCCATTTCCATCTTCATCATGACGCTGGCCGACTTCTTCATCAAGGACACATACACGCAG AAACTGAATGTCCCCAAAGGGCTGGAGGTCACCAACGCGTCTGCCCGGGACTGGTTTATCGACCCCATGGGGAAGGGAAACTTCCCCACCTGGATGAAGTTCGCCTCTGTGGTGCCCGCCCTCCTGGtcttcatcctcatcttcctcGAGACGCAGATCACCAC CCTCATCGTCAGCAAGCCTGagaggaagctggtgaagggctcCGGCTTCCACCTGGACCTGCTGCTGATCGTGGCCATGGGTGGGCTGGCCGCCCTCTTCGGCTTGCCCTGGCTCAGTGCCACCACCGTCCGCACCATCACCCACGCCAACGCCCTCACCGTCATGAGCAAGACCTCCACTCCTGGCGAGAAGGCCCAGATCTTGGAAGTCAAGGAACAGCGCGTCAGCGGCTTCTTGGTGGCCGTGCTCATCG GCGTCTCCATCCTCATGGAGCCCATCCTGAAGTACATCCCGCTGGCCGTGCTCTTCGGCATCTTCCTCTACATGGGTGTCACCTCTCTCTTTGGCATCCAGCTCTTCGACCGCATCCTGCTCTTGCTGATGCCACCCAAGTACCACCCCCGTGAGCCCTACGTCACCCGG GTGAAGACTTGGCGGATGCACCTCTTCACCTTCACCCAGATCATCGTCCTCGGGCTGCTGTGGGTGGTGAAGTCCACCCCAGCCTCGCTGGCGCTGCCCTTCGTCCTCATCCTCACCGTGCCCCTGCGGCGTTTCCTGCTGCCCACGATCTTCAGTGACTCTGAGCTCAAATGC CTGGACGCGGACGATGCGGTGGTGACCTTCGACGAGGTGGAGGGCACGGACGTGTACAACGAGGTGCAGATGCCCAGCTAA
- the SLC4A1 gene encoding band 3 anion transport protein isoform X5: protein MRRTLDPEGYEDPGIQGLQLSLEEMSTPLETDVDLEAAGSRRPVSQPDTHEGYVELHELVMDSTKELCWMEAGHWLKLEEDFKEAGHWGQPHLSFLTYHSLLEIQRALAKGTVLLDVAATSLAAIAHVLIDQMIYEGQIKPQDREDILRTLLLQHKHPSEAGSARTLLQAQEQRLGQAETQQPLLREHQPLELRRLAPPEQSPSRATRPQLPEQVPKDAEATLVLVGCAAFLEQPTLAFVRLKAAVMLDAVLNVPLPVRFLFVVLGPSTSHISYHEIGRAVATMMSERVFRRDAYLAEDRRDLLRGVEDFLEASIVLPPTEAPSEQLLQSLVPLQHALLRRRYQPPKKAPGKGFLKDLGLEAPAPKDDDPLRRTGQPFGGLVQDICRRYPKYLSDITDAFSPQCLAAVIFIYFAALSPAITFGGLLSEKTKGMMGVSELLISTCVQCVLFSILSAQPLLVVGFSGPLLVFEEAFYSFCTNYGMEYIVGRVWIGFWLILLVLVVVACEGSILVRYLSRYTQEIFSFLISLIFIYETFSKLVTIFKDHPLQQNYSVQFTVEPKVPKPNTALLSLVLMAGTFFLAFFLRKFKNSAFLPGTIRRLIGDFGVPISIFIMTLADFFIKDTYTQKLNVPKGLEVTNASARDWFIDPMGKGNFPTWMKFASVVPALLVFILIFLETQITTLIVSKPERKLVKGSGFHLDLLLIVAMGGLAALFGLPWLSATTVRTITHANALTVMSKTSTPGEKAQILEVKEQRVSGFLVAVLIGVSILMEPILKYIPLAVLFGIFLYMGVTSLFGIQLFDRILLLLMPPKYHPREPYVTRVKTWRMHLFTFTQIIVLGLLWVVKSTPASLALPFVLILTVPLRRFLLPTIFSDSELKCLDADDAVVTFDEVEGTDVYNEVQMPS from the exons CTCCGTTGGAGACCGATGTGGACCTGGAGgcggcagggagcaggaggccCGTGTCCCAGCCGGACACCCATGAG GGCTACGTGGAGCTGCACGAACTGGTCATGGACAGCACGAAGGAGCTGTGCTGGATGGAGGCCGGCCACTGGCTCAAGCTGGAGGAGGACTTCAAGGAAGCCGGGCACTGGGGCCAGCCCCATCTCTCCTTCCTGACCTACCACAGCCTCCTGGAGATCCAGCGGGCTTTAGCCAAAG GCACTGTGCTCCTCGATGTGGCGGCCACCTCGCTGGCGGCCATCGCCCATGTCCTCATCGACCAGATGATCTACGAGGGGCAGATCAAGCCGCAGGACCGGGAGGACATCCTGAGgacgctgctgctgcagcacaa ACACCCCAGCGAGGCCGGGTCGGCCAGGaccctgctgcaggcacaggagcAGCGCCTGGGCCAGGCAGAGACGCAGCAGCCGCTGCTGCGGGAGCATCAGCCCCTGGAGCTGCGCAGGCTCGCCCCCCCCGAGCAG AGCCCAAGCAGGGCCACTAGACCCCAGCTCCCCGAGCAGGTCCCCAAGGATGCCGAGGCCACGCTGGTCCTCGTGG GCTGTGCAGCCTTCCTGGAGCAGCCGACGCTGGCCTTCGTGCGCCTGAAGGCCGCAGTGATGCTGGACGCCGTCCTCAATGTGCCCCTGCCCGTCCGCTTCCTCTTCGTGGTCCTGggccccagcacctcccacaTCAGCTACCACGAGATCGGCCGCGCCGTCGCCACCATGATGTCCGAGAGG GTCTTTCGCCGGGACGCCTACCTGGCTGAGGACCGCCGGGACCTGCTACGGGGGGTGGAGGACTTTCTGGAGGCCAGCATCGTCCTGCCACCCACCGAGGCCCCGAGCGAGCAGCTCCTCCAGAGCCTGGTGCCACTGCAGCATGCGCTGCTCCGTCGCCGCTACCAGCCCCCCAAGAAGGCGCCAGGCAAGGGCTTCCTAAAAGACCTGG GGCTGGAGGCACCAGCGCCGAAGGACGACGACCCCCTGCGCAGGACGGGGCAACCTTTTGGGGGGCTGGTGCAGGACATCTGCCGCCGGTACCCCAAATATCTCAGCGATATCACGGACGCCTTCAGCCCCCAGTGCCTGGCCGCTGTCATCTTCATCTACTTTGCGGCGCTGTCACCTGCTATCACCTTTGGAGGCTTGCTGA GTGAGAAGACCAAGGGCATGATGGGGGTGTCGGAGCTGCTCATCTCCACCTGCGTGCAGTGTGTCCTCTTCAGCATCCTCAGCGCCCAGCCCCTGCTCGTCGTCGGCTTCTCAGGGCCCCTCCTCGTCTTCGAGGAAGCCTTCTACTCG TTCTGCACTAACTATGGCATGGAGTACATCGTGGGCCGGGTCTGGATCGGCTTCTGGCTGatcctgctggtgctggtggtggtggcctGCGAGGGCAGCATCCTGGTGCGCTACCTGTCCCGCTACACCCAGGAGatcttctccttcctcatctCCCTCATCTTCATCTATGAGACCTTCTCCAAGCTCGTCACG atCTTCAAGGATCACCCGCTACAGCAGAATTACAGCGTGCAGTTCACGGTCGAGCCCAAGGTGCCGAAGCCCAACACGGCACTGCTGTCCCTCGTCCTCATGGCTGGCACCTTCTTCCTGGCCTTCTTCCTCCGCAAGTTCAAGAACAGCGCTTTCCTGCCTGGCACG ATCCGGCGCTTGATCGGGGACTTCGGGGTGCCCATTTCCATCTTCATCATGACGCTGGCCGACTTCTTCATCAAGGACACATACACGCAG AAACTGAATGTCCCCAAAGGGCTGGAGGTCACCAACGCGTCTGCCCGGGACTGGTTTATCGACCCCATGGGGAAGGGAAACTTCCCCACCTGGATGAAGTTCGCCTCTGTGGTGCCCGCCCTCCTGGtcttcatcctcatcttcctcGAGACGCAGATCACCAC CCTCATCGTCAGCAAGCCTGagaggaagctggtgaagggctcCGGCTTCCACCTGGACCTGCTGCTGATCGTGGCCATGGGTGGGCTGGCCGCCCTCTTCGGCTTGCCCTGGCTCAGTGCCACCACCGTCCGCACCATCACCCACGCCAACGCCCTCACCGTCATGAGCAAGACCTCCACTCCTGGCGAGAAGGCCCAGATCTTGGAAGTCAAGGAACAGCGCGTCAGCGGCTTCTTGGTGGCCGTGCTCATCG GCGTCTCCATCCTCATGGAGCCCATCCTGAAGTACATCCCGCTGGCCGTGCTCTTCGGCATCTTCCTCTACATGGGTGTCACCTCTCTCTTTGGCATCCAGCTCTTCGACCGCATCCTGCTCTTGCTGATGCCACCCAAGTACCACCCCCGTGAGCCCTACGTCACCCGG GTGAAGACTTGGCGGATGCACCTCTTCACCTTCACCCAGATCATCGTCCTCGGGCTGCTGTGGGTGGTGAAGTCCACCCCAGCCTCGCTGGCGCTGCCCTTCGTCCTCATCCTCACCGTGCCCCTGCGGCGTTTCCTGCTGCCCACGATCTTCAGTGACTCTGAGCTCAAATGC CTGGACGCGGACGATGCGGTGGTGACCTTCGACGAGGTGGAGGGCACGGACGTGTACAACGAGGTGCAGATGCCCAGCTAA
- the SLC4A1 gene encoding band 3 anion transport protein isoform X2: protein MEGPGQEVYEERMRRTLDPEGYEDPGIQGLQLSLEEMSRAGAGTGSPLHAWRARAKELTPLRQYLPSRRGSYHLDGRRRAARAPPGQASRRGGGQSPLETDVDLEAAGSRRPVSQPDTHEGYVELHELVMDSTKELCWMEAGHWLKLEEDFKEAGHWGQPHLSFLTYHSLLEIQRALAKGTVLLDVAATSLAAIAHVLIDQMIYEGQIKPQDREDILRTLLLQHKHPSEAGSARTLLQAQEQRLGQAETQQPLLREHQPLELRRLAPPEQSPSRATRPQLPEQVPKDAEATLVLVGCAAFLEQPTLAFVRLKAAVMLDAVLNVPLPVRFLFVVLGPSTSHISYHEIGRAVATMMSERVFRRDAYLAEDRRDLLRGVEDFLEASIVLPPTEAPSEQLLQSLVPLQHALLRRRYQPPKKAPGLEAPAPKDDDPLRRTGQPFGGLVQDICRRYPKYLSDITDAFSPQCLAAVIFIYFAALSPAITFGGLLSEKTKGMMGVSELLISTCVQCVLFSILSAQPLLVVGFSGPLLVFEEAFYSFCTNYGMEYIVGRVWIGFWLILLVLVVVACEGSILVRYLSRYTQEIFSFLISLIFIYETFSKLVTIFKDHPLQQNYSVQFTVEPKVPKPNTALLSLVLMAGTFFLAFFLRKFKNSAFLPGTIRRLIGDFGVPISIFIMTLADFFIKDTYTQKLNVPKGLEVTNASARDWFIDPMGKGNFPTWMKFASVVPALLVFILIFLETQITTLIVSKPERKLVKGSGFHLDLLLIVAMGGLAALFGLPWLSATTVRTITHANALTVMSKTSTPGEKAQILEVKEQRVSGFLVAVLIGVSILMEPILKYIPLAVLFGIFLYMGVTSLFGIQLFDRILLLLMPPKYHPREPYVTRVKTWRMHLFTFTQIIVLGLLWVVKSTPASLALPFVLILTVPLRRFLLPTIFSDSELKCLDADDAVVTFDEVEGTDVYNEVQMPS from the exons AGCTATCACCTGGACGGGAGGAGGCGTGCGGCCAGGGCCCCCCCGGGACAGGCGAGCCGCCGTGGCGGAGGGCAGT CTCCGTTGGAGACCGATGTGGACCTGGAGgcggcagggagcaggaggccCGTGTCCCAGCCGGACACCCATGAG GGCTACGTGGAGCTGCACGAACTGGTCATGGACAGCACGAAGGAGCTGTGCTGGATGGAGGCCGGCCACTGGCTCAAGCTGGAGGAGGACTTCAAGGAAGCCGGGCACTGGGGCCAGCCCCATCTCTCCTTCCTGACCTACCACAGCCTCCTGGAGATCCAGCGGGCTTTAGCCAAAG GCACTGTGCTCCTCGATGTGGCGGCCACCTCGCTGGCGGCCATCGCCCATGTCCTCATCGACCAGATGATCTACGAGGGGCAGATCAAGCCGCAGGACCGGGAGGACATCCTGAGgacgctgctgctgcagcacaa ACACCCCAGCGAGGCCGGGTCGGCCAGGaccctgctgcaggcacaggagcAGCGCCTGGGCCAGGCAGAGACGCAGCAGCCGCTGCTGCGGGAGCATCAGCCCCTGGAGCTGCGCAGGCTCGCCCCCCCCGAGCAG AGCCCAAGCAGGGCCACTAGACCCCAGCTCCCCGAGCAGGTCCCCAAGGATGCCGAGGCCACGCTGGTCCTCGTGG GCTGTGCAGCCTTCCTGGAGCAGCCGACGCTGGCCTTCGTGCGCCTGAAGGCCGCAGTGATGCTGGACGCCGTCCTCAATGTGCCCCTGCCCGTCCGCTTCCTCTTCGTGGTCCTGggccccagcacctcccacaTCAGCTACCACGAGATCGGCCGCGCCGTCGCCACCATGATGTCCGAGAGG GTCTTTCGCCGGGACGCCTACCTGGCTGAGGACCGCCGGGACCTGCTACGGGGGGTGGAGGACTTTCTGGAGGCCAGCATCGTCCTGCCACCCACCGAGGCCCCGAGCGAGCAGCTCCTCCAGAGCCTGGTGCCACTGCAGCATGCGCTGCTCCGTCGCCGCTACCAGCCCCCCAAGAAGGCGCCAG GGCTGGAGGCACCAGCGCCGAAGGACGACGACCCCCTGCGCAGGACGGGGCAACCTTTTGGGGGGCTGGTGCAGGACATCTGCCGCCGGTACCCCAAATATCTCAGCGATATCACGGACGCCTTCAGCCCCCAGTGCCTGGCCGCTGTCATCTTCATCTACTTTGCGGCGCTGTCACCTGCTATCACCTTTGGAGGCTTGCTGA GTGAGAAGACCAAGGGCATGATGGGGGTGTCGGAGCTGCTCATCTCCACCTGCGTGCAGTGTGTCCTCTTCAGCATCCTCAGCGCCCAGCCCCTGCTCGTCGTCGGCTTCTCAGGGCCCCTCCTCGTCTTCGAGGAAGCCTTCTACTCG TTCTGCACTAACTATGGCATGGAGTACATCGTGGGCCGGGTCTGGATCGGCTTCTGGCTGatcctgctggtgctggtggtggtggcctGCGAGGGCAGCATCCTGGTGCGCTACCTGTCCCGCTACACCCAGGAGatcttctccttcctcatctCCCTCATCTTCATCTATGAGACCTTCTCCAAGCTCGTCACG atCTTCAAGGATCACCCGCTACAGCAGAATTACAGCGTGCAGTTCACGGTCGAGCCCAAGGTGCCGAAGCCCAACACGGCACTGCTGTCCCTCGTCCTCATGGCTGGCACCTTCTTCCTGGCCTTCTTCCTCCGCAAGTTCAAGAACAGCGCTTTCCTGCCTGGCACG ATCCGGCGCTTGATCGGGGACTTCGGGGTGCCCATTTCCATCTTCATCATGACGCTGGCCGACTTCTTCATCAAGGACACATACACGCAG AAACTGAATGTCCCCAAAGGGCTGGAGGTCACCAACGCGTCTGCCCGGGACTGGTTTATCGACCCCATGGGGAAGGGAAACTTCCCCACCTGGATGAAGTTCGCCTCTGTGGTGCCCGCCCTCCTGGtcttcatcctcatcttcctcGAGACGCAGATCACCAC CCTCATCGTCAGCAAGCCTGagaggaagctggtgaagggctcCGGCTTCCACCTGGACCTGCTGCTGATCGTGGCCATGGGTGGGCTGGCCGCCCTCTTCGGCTTGCCCTGGCTCAGTGCCACCACCGTCCGCACCATCACCCACGCCAACGCCCTCACCGTCATGAGCAAGACCTCCACTCCTGGCGAGAAGGCCCAGATCTTGGAAGTCAAGGAACAGCGCGTCAGCGGCTTCTTGGTGGCCGTGCTCATCG GCGTCTCCATCCTCATGGAGCCCATCCTGAAGTACATCCCGCTGGCCGTGCTCTTCGGCATCTTCCTCTACATGGGTGTCACCTCTCTCTTTGGCATCCAGCTCTTCGACCGCATCCTGCTCTTGCTGATGCCACCCAAGTACCACCCCCGTGAGCCCTACGTCACCCGG GTGAAGACTTGGCGGATGCACCTCTTCACCTTCACCCAGATCATCGTCCTCGGGCTGCTGTGGGTGGTGAAGTCCACCCCAGCCTCGCTGGCGCTGCCCTTCGTCCTCATCCTCACCGTGCCCCTGCGGCGTTTCCTGCTGCCCACGATCTTCAGTGACTCTGAGCTCAAATGC CTGGACGCGGACGATGCGGTGGTGACCTTCGACGAGGTGGAGGGCACGGACGTGTACAACGAGGTGCAGATGCCCAGCTAA